In Dama dama isolate Ldn47 chromosome 20, ASM3311817v1, whole genome shotgun sequence, a single window of DNA contains:
- the LOC133040569 gene encoding T-cell surface glycoprotein CD1a-like isoform X1 has protein sequence MLFLQISLLLTLLPCGDSKNDFQEPITFQIIRISSFYSRFLTQNLGSAWLNELQTHAWENNSDTVIYLHPWSKGNFSDEELIEVEKILHTFFIRLGQALYNHASQWKLEYPFELQVAGGCEMHIRDASVGFVRVGFQGSDFLSFQKNVWIPSPEGGDTAKFVCLLFNLYQGTLEIIHKLISDTCPRFLLSLLDAGKTYLQRQVRPKAWLSPGPSPGPGRLMLVCHASGFYPKPIWVMWMRGEQEQQGTQRSDVLPNADGTWYLQVSLDVEASEASGLSCRVRHSSLGGQDIILYWDHHSSNGWIILAAIVPLVLLAALAFWLRKSWTCCKPSNTLFPLE, from the exons ATGCTGTTTCTGCAAATTTCATTGCTCCTGACTCTTCTCCCATGTGGTGACAGTAAGAATG ACTTCCAGGAGCCAATCACTTTCCAAATCATTCGGATCTCATCATTTTATAGCCGATTCCTTACACAAAATCTGGGCTCAGCTTGGTTGAATGAGTTGCAGACTCATGCCTGGGAAAACAACTCTGACACAGTCATTTACCTGCATCCTTGGTCCAAAGGCAACTTCAGTGATGAGGAGTTGATAGAAGTGGAAAAAATACTTCATACATTCTTCATTAGACTTGGCCAGGCACTTTACAACCATGCCAGTCAATGGAAGCTTGAAT ATCCCTTTGAACTGCAGGTGGCAGGTGGCTGTGAGATGCACATCAGAGATGCTTCAGTAGGCTTTGTGCGAGTTGGTTTTCAAGGATCAGACTTCCTAAGCTTCCAGAAAAATGTATGGATACCCTCTCCAGAGGGTGGAGATACGGCTAAGTTTGTCTGCTTACTATTCAATTTATACCAAGGCACACTGGAAATAATACACAAGCTGATCAGTGACACCTGCCCACGTTTCCTCTTGAGTCTTCTTGATGCAGGAAAGACATATCTCCAGAGACAAG TACGACCAAAGGCCTGGCTGTCCCCTGgccccagccctggccctggccgTCTGATGCTGGTTTGTCACGCCTCTGGCTTCTACCCAAAGCCCATTTGGGTGATGTGGATGCGGGGTGAGCAGGAGCAACAGGGCACTCAGAGAAGTGACGTCTTACCTAACGCTGATGGGACGTGGTATCTTCAGGTTTCCTTGGATGTGGAAGCCAGTGAGGCATCCGGCCTGAGCTGCCGGGTGAGACACAGCAGTCTAGGAGGCCAGGACATCATCCTCTACTGGG ATCATCACAGCTCCAATGGCTGGATCATCTTGGCAGCGATCGTGCCCCTGGTCCTCCTGGCAGCTCTTGCATTTTGGCTTAGGAAAAGCTG GACTTGCTGTAAACCTTCAAACACACTTTTCCCTCTGGAATGA
- the LOC133040569 gene encoding T-cell surface glycoprotein CD1a-like isoform X2 — MLFLQISLLLTLLPCGDSKNDPFELQVAGGCEMHIRDASVGFVRVGFQGSDFLSFQKNVWIPSPEGGDTAKFVCLLFNLYQGTLEIIHKLISDTCPRFLLSLLDAGKTYLQRQVRPKAWLSPGPSPGPGRLMLVCHASGFYPKPIWVMWMRGEQEQQGTQRSDVLPNADGTWYLQVSLDVEASEASGLSCRVRHSSLGGQDIILYWDHHSSNGWIILAAIVPLVLLAALAFWLRKSWTCCKPSNTLFPLE; from the exons ATGCTGTTTCTGCAAATTTCATTGCTCCTGACTCTTCTCCCATGTGGTGACAGTAAGAATG ATCCCTTTGAACTGCAGGTGGCAGGTGGCTGTGAGATGCACATCAGAGATGCTTCAGTAGGCTTTGTGCGAGTTGGTTTTCAAGGATCAGACTTCCTAAGCTTCCAGAAAAATGTATGGATACCCTCTCCAGAGGGTGGAGATACGGCTAAGTTTGTCTGCTTACTATTCAATTTATACCAAGGCACACTGGAAATAATACACAAGCTGATCAGTGACACCTGCCCACGTTTCCTCTTGAGTCTTCTTGATGCAGGAAAGACATATCTCCAGAGACAAG TACGACCAAAGGCCTGGCTGTCCCCTGgccccagccctggccctggccgTCTGATGCTGGTTTGTCACGCCTCTGGCTTCTACCCAAAGCCCATTTGGGTGATGTGGATGCGGGGTGAGCAGGAGCAACAGGGCACTCAGAGAAGTGACGTCTTACCTAACGCTGATGGGACGTGGTATCTTCAGGTTTCCTTGGATGTGGAAGCCAGTGAGGCATCCGGCCTGAGCTGCCGGGTGAGACACAGCAGTCTAGGAGGCCAGGACATCATCCTCTACTGGG ATCATCACAGCTCCAATGGCTGGATCATCTTGGCAGCGATCGTGCCCCTGGTCCTCCTGGCAGCTCTTGCATTTTGGCTTAGGAAAAGCTG GACTTGCTGTAAACCTTCAAACACACTTTTCCCTCTGGAATGA